AAGAGGCTTTCCCAGATGACCTCGAATGTCCTCCCACTAGTAGCTTTGTTAATAAAGCATGTGTCCTACGCAGTTACTCCTATTGAGCTTCAGGGAAAGATCTTGCGGTTATTAAAACGATGCCTCGTACAGCTCTATGATATATCAGTGTGTTTGTTTCATATCATGGTTGATTTTCTACGTCCCGGATATTGGTGTTTGTGACTTTTGGGCTGTATAAAAGTTAGTTTGACAATCAAGTATCAATAGTAGCAAAGAGGACTGGATCGTTAAGTAGATTCCCGTAAATATCGGTTACATATGCAGAATTATAGCCGCAAGAGAGCCGGTCTTAAGATAGTATCATGATTTCCTAACTCTTGAACCTGGTGATATTTCCAAGATACTGTAGTGCATGGGGTCTGCACTGGTGAACCTCCCCATTTGATGCCACCCTTTAAGCTGTCTATAAGAGAGTAAACGAGTTAACACGGACACTCTACCATCGGACGATTAAGACAGACAAACTGGGATACTGAGTGGGCGTTTCTCTTAGTCTTTGTTACTTCCATCTCTCGGGATTCGTGTAATACCTATATTAGTTCAGTTCCTAGCTCAAATCTGCACCCTTGAAAGTACTTGAATCCTGCTCTCCTGTTACTACATATTGGTTccagagagagaaataaagACTAGATATCCATGTCACTATTATATGCACCACAACTACCTGTTTGTATTGTAacgtcaatcaatcaacattTGGACAGGCTCTAGTCTCTATATACCCTCTATTGTCCCGGTGTTTCGCTTATTCTAAAGACATATTTAACCGCACTCGCCTTTCCATCCCTCAGGTCTCTCATCGCCCCCTCAACCCCCAGCAAGCCATCTTTTCTGACTTCAAAAGGATGGCCCTCAAACTCGCCAGACTGCAGTGCCCGGGTGAACCACCGACAGAACACGAAACACAAATCGCGACAatcatcaacaccaccgATCTGGTGCGCCGAGCTGACCCAAGTGTTCGATGCAACCGCGGGAGAAACATCGGGGGGACTCATGAGCACATAGTTAATGTTACCACCGGGGTTCATAACGGATCGCAGCACGGCCGTACTGTCCTCGGTGACAATTGTATCCAGGGCGTGATTTGCTGGCAAATCATTGCTACCAGTGGATGAGCGCAGGGCATTGCGAATGCCAGTAATGGTCTTCTCCGGACCCTCCCGGTAATCAACGACTACGTCGCCCTTGCTTTCATCCAGGAACTTCCGGATATAGTGGGCGCCCTTTCCGGCGATCGCAATGATCGGGTGGATGTTGCTGAGTCTGGCAAACTTGATCGCGTAGGACCCGACCGCCGTGCTTCCGCCGTAGACGATGAACGGCGTCGTTGTGTTGGGGGATTTGCCTTTGGCAGCTGGAGACCAGGGAAATTGGAACCCGAGATGATGGTACAGAGATACCACTGCCGTGAGACCCGCTAGAGGGATCGTGGCTGCCTCTGCTGGGTATTAGACTGATTCAACAATGAAAAAAAGTGAAGTAGAGTACAAATAGGTTGGATATACCTTCGAATGAGATCTTCTCGGGCAAGTGAAACGTGGTATGGCTCCATGCAACCGCATACTCAGCATAACTGCCTCCAGGCATAAGCATTTCGTGGAAAGCTCCGACTCGGTCGCCCGGCTGGAGGAGGCAACAAGACATCATTAATTTCAGACAATCATCAGCATTGGGACTTAAGCGACAGACTCACCTGGAATTCCACTACGTTTTTCCCGACCTTCTCAACCACACCAGCGATATCATCACCCTGATTGACTCCCTCTCGGACTTTCTCATAGCGCTCAAAGTACGGTTTCTCCTCACTGTGCGCAAGATCCGGCACCTTCCAATCCTTGGGGTTCGATCCAGAGACGACGACACGGATCAAGACCTGGTCATCATTGATCTCCGGGATAGCGGACTCAATCAGCTTGGTCCTGCAGTCGTGAAGGTTGATGATCTCTTTCATTTTGACGGGTGGTGGTTGATTGCCCAGCTTCGCTACTTTGCACGCTCCGGACGAGTTCTGCCGGATCACCAAAAGTATTTATCTTAACGGATATCGGGGCTCGCATGACTACCGAAGTTGACCTGGTATCGTCGCTATTGACTCGTGGGTGAAATACATTATTAATCAATGTGGACCCCCTGCGGTTGATTTGACGTCACAGATTGTGGAGGTTGATCAGATCCGAGAGATATAGGGAAAGGGATGACTTACCAGTATATCTCGAATAAAATGATGTAGTTGGTGATTGCGATGGGCGATTTAATTGTATTCCAATGGGGTTTGTCTTCCGAATAAACTCTAAAGCAGTGGCCGGCTCTTCtgtagtacggagtaataaCGAAGCTATACAAATCCCGTCAGTATACTAACTGCCGTCGGCCCGATTTGAGTGGATCCCGGTAGTTGCTCGGGTCCCGGAAACTCTAGGATCCGTGAAGACTTTTATCTTATCTCCTTTAGAAAGGGATGATGTCCAATTATGGACATCATTGTAGATTTAAGGGACTCACACTCTCTTGTGGGATTCGGGGTCGGTCTCCCGCACAAAGACTAGGAACAAGGATAGGGAACGATAGGCAATGTGAATTCTTGTCGACACGACAACCCTCTCGAGACCCAGTCGTAGCAGCTCTAGACTAATTCTATGACACGCTTCTTTGTTCCCATCGCGGTCTAGATTCTACATGACGTTCGCCGTTTTGGCGGTAGTAGTTTATGAAGAACGTCACAGATGATACTACTGGCGGCTGTCCTTTCCACCACACTCAAGATATAGTCTTGAAATGCGGACGAACCTATTTTTGGCCATTGATGTTGGCTGAAGGGACAGTCATCTGACATTTTTTCTACATTTGGATGTCAGTTCCAAGGTTCGGGTAGTGTTTAGATACGGCAAACCAACAAGCCTTATTGTTTCCATGTTTTGCACACACCCAGATCGCTCTATAACGCTGGGCATACGATGAAGCCAAGACTTAGTCTGTCTGTCGGTCTATAAAGACCACGAGGATTCTGGCCCTTCACCTCTATTCTGCATTGTAGTTTTTCCAAGTACACACGTATTAACGAGTTTcgaagcaagaagaaaacagcCATGAACATCAAGACCATCCTAGCTCTGTGCGCCATGACCAGCATGGTCACTGCAGCTCCAGCAGAAGAGTTGGAAAAGAGAGCTTGCACTGGTAATCGATTCTGCTGCGAGACCTTTTTCCCTGTCAATATCTTTTTCATTCGTGCGGTCGGGTCCAACTGCATAGGTACGTTGCAATCAAGTGCATATCCAACGGGCGCATCTGACCTCTACAGCCCAAAAGACGGGGAACTGCCCTACTGGAACGACCGAGCATTGTTGCACCAGCAATCTTCCTTTGGTAAGTTCACTCTTTTACGAATAACGAAAGTGTATGCTGCTGACTTGAAACAGAGAAATGGGGATCTTGCTTGTACCCAGCTGTAATCCATGCCATTGTTACTATCATGCCACAAGTTTGTGTTTATGCtcaatgttttcttttggttcaAAGTGTTTTTCGTTTTAGTCTTAACAAGTATAATATGTATCGTGCGTGAAAGGGCAAACTAAAAGTGCAGACACCTGGTTATTCCAAGGCTTTCTGCAATGAACTGCAATTTATCACGCTTACCGAGCTCTTTCATGAAAACGATAAATTTCCTATGTCGCATATGATATAGTAACTATATAAGCAACCATGGGTAGAGAAGCTTGCTTGATCCTGTTGGCTGTCTTACACTGCAGTTCACGTAGCGTACTGAGTGAGCTAAGGAAATTCTTATTCTGTACTATAAGTATAAGAAGTACGAATGGCAAACACTGTCATAATTAAGCCTTTTCTGTCAAAGCTTAAAACACCCGCAGAGCCACATCTCTCATGACCATTCCTAGCTACCAAAGTCCTTCAAAGCAAATTTATAAAGGCCAGAGCCATTACCCTAGTAGATCACAAACAAACATTCAAGCAGATGATGTAATATGGA
This DNA window, taken from Aspergillus flavus chromosome 5, complete sequence, encodes the following:
- a CDS encoding quinone oxidoreductase produces the protein MKEIINLHDCRTKLIESAIPEINDDQVLIRVVVSGSNPKDWKVPDLAHSEEKPYFERYEKVREGVNQGDDIAGVVEKVGKNVVEFQPGDRVGAFHEMLMPGGSYAEYAVAWSHTTFHLPEKISFEEAATIPLAGLTAVVSLYHHLGFQFPWSPAAKGKSPNTTTPFIVYGGSTAVGSYAIKFARLSNIHPIIAIAGKGAHYIRKFLDESKGDVVVDYREGPEKTITGIRNALRSSTGSNDLPANHALDTIVTEDSTAVLRSVMNPGGNINYVLMSPPDVSPAVASNTWVSSAHQIGGVDDCRDLCFVFCRWFTRALQSGEFEGHPFEVRKDGLLGVEGAMRDLRDGKASAVKYVFRISETPGQ